One Coffea arabica cultivar ET-39 chromosome 5c, Coffea Arabica ET-39 HiFi, whole genome shotgun sequence DNA window includes the following coding sequences:
- the LOC113691078 gene encoding ABC transporter C family member 10-like — translation MVDLWSIFCGASDCTDSSRKFCGANLVSAALSSTCINHALIISFDVLLLIVFLAIFFSRTSSKFPWMHAQTRAISGLQLISATFNGLLGLLYLCVGIWMLVRELRKTHGALPLHWWLLLTFHGSTCLLVGLTVSLRGKVFSQAPLRLLSILVFLFSGIACGFSLVTAILDKEVSFRMGLYILSLIGACLLLLCTYKGYKNEDSTENDLRAPLNGVASGKGQLDSVGCVTPFEKAGFISKMSFLWLNPLMKRGKEKTLEDEDIPNLREEDRAESCYLLFMDIYNKRKQVDRLAQPSVLKTILICHWREIFTSGFFAFLKIVTVSAGPLLLQAFIQVAEGKESFEYEGYVLAVLLFISKNLESLSQRQWYFRSRLVGVKVRSLLTAAIYKKQLRLSNTAKLMHSSGEIMNYVTVDAYRIGEFAFWFHQTWTTGLQLIFALLIVYRAVGLATIASLAVIVLTVLCNTPLAKLQHKFQSKLMVAQDDRLKAISEALINMKVLKLYAWESHVKKVIENLRQVEEKWLSAVQLCKAYNSFLFWSTPVLVSATTFGACYFLGIPLYASNVFTFVATLRLVQDPIISIPDVIGVVIQAKVSFNRIVKFLEAPELDVANVRQLCLGENTSRNIIIRSASLSWEENSLKPSLRNINLEVRPGKKVAICGEVGSGKSTLLAAILGEVPVTCGTVRVHGTIAYVSQSAWIQTGSIRDNILFGSPMDYQRYQQTLEKCSLVKDFELLPHGDLTEIGERGVNLSGGQKQRIQLARALYQNADIYLLDDPFSAVDAHTATSLFNDYVMGALTGKTVLLVSHQVDFLPAFDCVLFMSDGEILNAAPYHQLLACSKEFQSLVDAHKETAGSERISEVTSSPSYKTPNKEIHKTYSDKGSKASAGDQLIKQEEREVGDTGFRPYIQYLNQNKGFLFFSLAAFSNLTFVIGQISQNSWMAANVDNPEVSTLKLIVVYLVIGFSSTFLLLSRSLSTVVLGLQSSKSLFFQLLNSLFRAPMAFYDSTPLGRILSRVSVDLSIVDLDVPFNLIFAVVATLNFYSSVVVLTVFTWQILVVSIPLVYLAIRLQRYYFASAKELMRINGTTKSFVANHLAESLAGCMTIRAFEQEERFFVKNLELLDTNASPFFHNFAANEWLIQRLETVSATVLASSALCMVLLPPGTFSSGFVGMALSYGLSLNMSLVYSIQNQCTLANYIISVERLNQYMHIPSEAPEVIECNRPPTNWPIVGKVEIQGLQIKYRSDGPLVLRGISCTFEGGHKIGIVGRTGSGKTTLIGALFRLVEPVGGRIVVDGIDICTIGLHDLRSRFGIIPQDPTLFNGTVRYNLDPLGQHPDPEIWEVLEKCQLKDAIQEKEEGLGSLVVEDGSNWSMGQRQLFCLGRALLRRSKILVLDEATASIDNATDMILQKTIRAEFADCTVITVAHRIPTVMDCTKVLAISEGKLAEYDEPMELMKREGSLFGKLVKEYWSHYRSAGLQ, via the exons ATGGTGGATCTTTGGAGTATATTTTGCGGGGCATCTGATTGTACTGACAGCAGTAGGAAGTTTTGCGGTGCTAATTTAGTCTCTGCAGCACTGTCCTCCACGTGTATTAATCATGCCTTGATCATTTCCTTCGATGTTTTGCTCTTAATTGTGTTCCTAGCCATTTTTTTCTCCAGAACCTCGTCAAAATTCCCATGGATGCATGCGCAAACTCGTGCTATTTCAGGATTGCAGTTGATATCTGCCACTTTCAATGGTCTTCTTGGACTTTTATATTTGTGTGTggggatttggatgttggtaaGAGAGTTACGGAAAACCCACGGTGCATTGCCTCTCCATTGGTGGTTGTTGCTAACTTTCCATGGGTCGACGTGCTTATTAGTGGGTTTAACTGTGAGCCTTAGGGGAAAGGTTTTTTCACAAGCGCCTTTGAGGCTGTTGTCCATTCTTGTATTCTTGTTTTCGGGAATTGCTTGTGGGTTCTCTCTTGTGACTGCCATTCTCGATAAAGAGGTGTCATTTAGGATGGGGTTATACATATTGTCTTTGATAGGAGCATGTTTACTGTTGTTGTGCACCTACAAAGGTTACAAAAATGAGGACAGCACTGAAAATGATCTTAGGGCCCCCTTAAATGGCGTGGCCAGTGGAAAAGGCCAACTTGATTCTGTTGGCTGTGTCACTCCATTTGAGAAAGCTGGATTTATCAGTAAAATGTCATTTTTGTGGTTGAATCCATTGATGAAAAGGGGAAAGGAGAAGACTTTGGAGGATGAAGACATACCCAACTTGCGTGAGGAAGATCGAGCAGAGTCCTGCTACTTGCTGTTTATGGATATATATAACAAAcggaaacaagttgatcgactAGCCCAACCATCAGTGTTGAAGACAATCTTAATATGCCACTGGAGGGAGATCTTCACATCAGGGTTTTTTGCATTTCTGAAAATAGTTACCGTCTCTGCTGGTCCTCTTCTACTACAAGCCTTCATTCAGGTTGCAGAAGGAAAAGAGAGTTTTGAATATGAAGGTTATGTCTTGGCTGTTTTGCTTTTTATCTCAAAGAACTTGGAATCTTTGTCCCAAAGACAGTGGTATTTCAGAAGCAGACTAGTAGGTGTGAAAGTAAGGTCCTTGTTAACGGCAGCCATTTATAAGAAGCAACTAAGACTATCCAATACTGCCAAGTTGATGCACTCAAGTGGTGAGATAATGAACTATGTTACAGTGGATGCCTACCGGATTGGAGAATTTGCTTTCTGGTTTCATCAGACGTGGACAACGGGTCTTCAGCTCATCTTTGCACTTTTAATTGTCTACCGTGCTGTGGGGCTTGCTACAATTGCATCCTTGGCGGTAATAGTTCTTACCGTTCTTTGTAATACTCCCCTTGCAAAATTACAGCACAAATTCCAATCTAAGCTTATGGTGGCACAAGATGACAGGCTAAAGGCTATTTCAGAGGCACTTATCAATATGAAGGTTTTGAAATTATATGCATGGGAAAGCCATGTCAAGAAGGTTATTGAGAATCTAAGGCAGGTTGAAGAAAAATGGTTGTCAGCTGTTCAGCTGTGTAAAGCATATAATAGCTTTCTTTTTTGGTCAACCCCTGTACTCGTCTCTGCTACAACATTCGGGGCTTGCTATTTCCTTGGTATTCCACTATATGCAAGCAATGTTTTCACATTTGTGGCAACATTACGACTGGTTCAGGACCCTATTATATCTATTCCTGATGTTATTGGAGTAGTCATTCAAGCTAAGGTTTCTTTTAACAGGATTGTGAAGTTTCTCGAGGCACCTGAATTGGATGTAGCAAATGTGAGGCAGCTATGCCTTGGAGAAAACACAAGTCGAAACATTATTATAAGATCTGCTTCTCTCTCGTGGGAAGAGAATTCATTGAAACCCTCTCTTAGAAACATAAATCTGGAGGTTAGACCTGGTAAGAAGGTTGCTATATGTGGGGAGGTGGGCTCAGGTAAGTCAACCCTTCTAGCTGCAATTCTTGGAGAGGTTCCAGTTACCTGTGGAACT GTTCGAGTGCATGGAACTATTGCCTATGTTTCCCAATCAGCATGGATTCAGACTGGAAGTATTCGAGACAATATTTTATTTGGGTCTCCAATGGATTACCAGAGATACCAACAAACATTAGAAAAATGTTCATTGGTAAAAGATTTTGAGTTGCTCCCTCATGGTGATCTCACTGAAATTGGAGAAAGGGGAGTTAATCTCAGCGGTGGACAGAAGCAGCGGATTCAACTAGCACGGGCTTTATATCAGAATGCTGACATATATCTACTCGATGATCCCTTCAGTGCTGTTGATGCACACACTGCCACAAGCTTATTCAAT GATTATGTCATGGGAGCTCTAACTGGGAAGACTGTCTTACTTGTAAGCCATCAAGTTGATTTTCTTCCTGCATTTGATTGTGTTCTG TTTATGTCAGATGGCGAGATTCTCAATGCGGCTCCCTATCATCAGTTACTAGCCTGTAGTAAAGAATTTCAGAGTTTGGTTGATGCACACAAAGAGACTGCAGGTTCTGAGAGGATTTCAGAAGTTACTTCCTCCCCAAGTTATAAAACTCCTAACAAAGAAATCCACAAGACATACAGTGACAAAGGTTCTAAAGCATCAGCAGGTGATCAGTTGATCAAGCAAGAAGAGAGAGAAGTCGGGGACACTGGCTTTAGGCCTTACATTCAGTATTTAAATCAGAACAAAGGcttcttgttcttttctttgGCTGCTTTCTCTAATCTTACTTTCGTGATTGGTCAGATATCACAGAACTCTTGGATGGCTGCAAATGTTGACAATCCTGAAGTTAGCACGCTGAAACTAATTGTAGTCTACTTGGTCATTGGGTTTTCGTCAACATTTCTTCTGCTCAGTAGATCTCTGAGCACAGTTGTTTTGGGTCTGCAATCTTCAAAATCATTATTTTTTCAGCTATTGAATTCTCTTTTCCGCGCGCCCATGGCATTTTATGACTCTACGCCTTTGGGAAGGATATTAAGCCGG GTCTCGGTTGATCTGAGCATTGTTGATCTCGATGTTccatttaacttgatttttgctgTTGTAGCAACTTTGAATTTTTACTCTAGTGTTGTGGTGCTAACCGTATTCACCTGGCAAATTTTGGTTGTCTCGATACCACTGGTCTACTTGGCTATTCGGTTACAG AGATACTACTTTGCCTCTGCTAAAGAGCTAATGCGTATTAACGGCACAACCAAGTCTTTTGTTGCAAATCATCTTGCTGAATCTTTGGCAGGGTGCATGACAATCAGAGCTTTCGAACAAGAAGAGCGTTTCTTTGTTAAGAACCTAGAACTTCTTGACACAAATGCCAGCCCTTTCTTCCACAATTTTGCAGCTAATGAGTGGCTGATTCAACGATTGGAGACAGTCAGTGCCACAGTTCTTGCCTCTTCAGCTCTCTGCATGGTTTTACTTCCTCCTGGAACTTTTAGCTCCG GATTTGTCGGAATGGCTTTGTCCTATGGTCTTTCATTAAACATGTCCCTTGTGTATTCCATCCAAAACCAGTGTACTCTGGCAAATTATATAATTTCTGTGGAGAGGCTTAACCAATACATGCACATACCAAGTGAAGCTCCTGAAGTCATAGAATGTAATCGACCGCCAACCAATTGGCCAATAGTGGGTAAAGTAGAGATTCAAGGTTTGCAG ATCAAGTATCGTTCTGATGGCCCACTTGTTCTTCGTGGGATCAGCTGTACATTCGAAGGAGGGCATAAAATTGGTATTGTTGGACGAACTGGTAGTGGGAAGACTACTCTGATTGGTGCTCTCTTTCGTCTGGTGGAGCCAGTTGGTGGAAGAATCGTAGTAGACGGAATCGACATCTGTACAATTGGACTCCATGACTTGAGGTCACGTTTTGGGATTATACCACAGGATCCTACTCTTTTCAATGGAACTGTGAGATACAACTTAGATCCTTTGGGGCAACACCCTGATCCGGAAATATGGGAG GTTCTTGAGAAGTGTCAACTCAAAGACGCTATTCAGGAGAAAGAAGAAGGCCTCGGCTCCTTGG TTGTGGAAGATGGATCAAACTGGAGCATGGGGCAGAGGCAATTGTTCTGTCTTGGCCGTGCTCTACTGAGAAGAAGCAAGATATTGGTTCTTGATGAAGCAACTGCATCAATAGACAATGCTACTGACATGATTTTACAGAAAACTATCAGGGCAGAATTTGCTGATTGCACGGTGATCACGGTGGCTCACAGAATACCAACAGTGATGGACTGTACTAAGGTTTTGGCTATTAGTGAGG GGAAACTTGCGGAGTATGATGAACCAATGGAGTTGATGAAAAGAGAAGGTTCACTGTTTGGCAAGCTCGTGAAGGAATATTGGTCTCATTATCGCTCTGCAGGATTACAGTGA